One window of Rasiella rasia genomic DNA carries:
- a CDS encoding phosphoribosyltransferase family protein, with translation MPKTETLILNKTEIAHKIRRMAYQIYEANVSEEVVIIAGIQDNGYVLAEKLKRAVEKISPIKVTLCKVKIDKKNPLAPVVTSISPEKYTNSSLVLVDDVLHSGTTLIYGVKHFLDVSLRQFKTAVLVDRNHKKYPVKADYKGISLSTSINENISVIFEKGNDRAVLE, from the coding sequence ATGCCAAAAACGGAGACATTAATATTGAATAAAACTGAAATCGCTCATAAGATTAGACGCATGGCGTATCAAATTTATGAGGCGAATGTGTCTGAAGAAGTTGTAATTATAGCCGGAATTCAGGATAATGGGTATGTACTAGCCGAAAAGCTTAAGAGAGCTGTTGAAAAGATTTCTCCAATTAAAGTTACCCTCTGTAAAGTAAAGATTGATAAGAAGAATCCGTTAGCTCCAGTTGTTACAAGCATATCTCCTGAAAAATACACCAATAGTAGTTTGGTTTTGGTAGACGACGTGCTACATTCTGGTACCACGCTGATTTATGGTGTAAAGCATTTTTTAGATGTTTCCTTACGTCAGTTTAAAACTGCGGTGTTGGTTGATAGAAACCATAAAAAGTACCCTGTAAAAGCAGATTACAAAGGCATCTCACTCTCTACATCCATTAATGAGAACATTTCGGTTATTTTTGAAAAAGGTAATGACCGCGCGGTGTTAGAATAG
- a CDS encoding RNA-binding S4 domain-containing protein, producing the protein MRVDKYLWCIRYVKTRNIGTQACKKGAVKVNNATVKASREVFPGDKISFRKNQINYQIEVLDIPPNRVGAKLVGLYRVDNTPKEAFEQTELLKYAKTYYRKKGVGRPTKKDRRDIDDYKERGEEE; encoded by the coding sequence ATGAGGGTTGATAAATATTTATGGTGTATTCGGTATGTTAAGACTCGAAATATAGGGACACAAGCATGTAAAAAAGGGGCCGTTAAGGTTAATAATGCAACTGTAAAAGCCTCTAGAGAAGTTTTTCCAGGAGATAAAATTTCATTTAGAAAAAACCAAATTAACTATCAAATTGAAGTACTAGATATTCCACCAAATCGAGTTGGCGCCAAGCTGGTAGGCTTGTATAGAGTAGACAACACCCCGAAAGAAGCCTTTGAACAAACCGAATTATTGAAGTATGCTAAAACCTACTACCGCAAAAAAGGTGTTGGCCGTCCTACTAAAAAAGATCGTCGAGACATAGACGACTATAAAGAACGAGGCGAAGAGGAATAA
- a CDS encoding FKBP-type peptidyl-prolyl cis-trans isomerase produces MKKILKYGVLLLTILPALVACGGDDDNTDPNFVPARDRGEEEPLSTVIVEEYLNTHFYNYEEFANPPANFDYKIKFDTIAGENADKIRLIDQVSSKIVKDRVTEGVTYKLYYLDALQGAGEKPTFGDFATVSYEGIYINEEESTSPYTKLFDSSVTPVKFDLTTIVNGLQDAIIEFETASNFTTNPDGSISFEDYGVGAVFMQAGLGYYVNPPPGSDIPLYSQLIFTFQLYAKETGDQDGDGLPTFMEDPNGNGLEEDDDTDGDVAPNFDDADDDGDGRPTRDEIVIDSQGNVTFTDTDGDGIPDHLDADS; encoded by the coding sequence ATGAAAAAAATATTAAAATACGGAGTACTACTTTTAACAATCCTTCCTGCGCTAGTAGCATGTGGAGGTGATGATGATAATACAGATCCAAATTTTGTACCTGCAAGAGATCGTGGGGAAGAAGAACCTTTAAGCACGGTGATTGTAGAAGAATACCTCAATACGCATTTTTACAATTACGAAGAATTTGCAAACCCTCCTGCTAATTTCGACTATAAAATAAAGTTCGATACTATTGCTGGCGAGAATGCAGATAAAATACGTTTAATAGACCAAGTGTCTTCTAAAATAGTGAAAGACCGTGTTACAGAAGGCGTAACCTATAAACTTTACTATCTTGATGCACTTCAAGGCGCTGGTGAAAAACCTACATTTGGTGATTTTGCTACCGTAAGCTACGAAGGAATTTATATTAATGAAGAAGAAAGCACGAGTCCGTACACAAAGTTATTCGATTCTTCTGTCACACCGGTAAAATTCGATTTAACAACTATTGTAAATGGTCTTCAGGACGCAATTATTGAATTTGAAACTGCTTCAAATTTTACTACAAATCCAGACGGATCTATCAGCTTTGAGGATTATGGTGTAGGTGCTGTCTTTATGCAAGCAGGTTTAGGCTATTATGTGAATCCACCTCCTGGATCAGACATTCCGTTGTACTCTCAGTTAATTTTTACATTTCAGCTATATGCAAAGGAAACTGGAGATCAAGACGGTGATGGTTTACCTACTTTTATGGAAGACCCAAACGGAAACGGTCTAGAAGAAGATGACGATACAGACGGTGATGTAGCTCCAAACTTCGACGATGCAGACGATGACGGCGATGGAAGACCTACTAGAGATGAGATTGTAATCGATAGCCAAGGAAATGTAACCTTTACAGATACAGACGGTGACGGCATTCCCGATCACTTAGATGCAGATAGTTAA
- a CDS encoding transketolase family protein: MKKYTDSGKKDTRSGFGAGLTELGKTNKDVVALCADLTGSLKMDEFKANHPERFFQVGIAEANMMGMAAGMTIGGKIPFTGTFANFSTGRVYDQIRQSIAYSGKNVKICASHAGVTLGEDGATHQILEDLGLMKMLPGMTVINTCDYNQTKAATLAIAEHDGPVYLRFGRPKVANFTEENGSFKIGEAVHLQEGTDVTLIATGHLVWEALQAAEQLHEQGISAAVLNIHTIKPLDANAIVASAKKTGAVVTAEEHNYLGGLGESVARVLSQQHPTPQEFVATNDTFGESGTPDQLMAKYGLNTEAIVNAAKKVVSRK, encoded by the coding sequence ATGAAAAAATATACAGATTCAGGCAAAAAGGATACACGCTCAGGTTTTGGAGCAGGACTTACCGAACTAGGAAAAACAAATAAAGATGTGGTTGCACTCTGCGCCGATCTTACAGGTTCGTTAAAAATGGACGAATTTAAAGCCAATCATCCAGAACGTTTTTTTCAAGTTGGAATTGCTGAAGCTAATATGATGGGTATGGCAGCGGGGATGACTATTGGCGGGAAAATCCCGTTTACTGGCACGTTTGCTAACTTTTCTACAGGCCGCGTGTATGACCAAATTAGACAGAGTATTGCCTATAGCGGGAAAAATGTAAAAATTTGTGCTTCTCATGCCGGAGTTACCTTAGGAGAAGATGGCGCAACACATCAGATTTTAGAAGATTTAGGGCTTATGAAAATGCTTCCGGGCATGACTGTAATAAATACTTGTGATTACAACCAAACCAAGGCGGCTACCTTAGCAATAGCAGAACACGACGGACCTGTATACCTTCGTTTTGGGCGACCTAAAGTGGCGAATTTCACCGAAGAGAATGGAAGTTTTAAAATTGGAGAGGCCGTACACTTACAAGAAGGTACTGATGTTACCTTGATAGCCACTGGACATTTAGTTTGGGAAGCCTTACAAGCAGCCGAACAATTACATGAGCAGGGAATTTCCGCAGCAGTACTAAACATTCATACCATTAAACCTTTAGACGCAAATGCAATTGTAGCTTCTGCTAAAAAAACAGGAGCGGTAGTAACTGCCGAAGAGCATAATTATTTAGGAGGTTTAGGAGAAAGCGTAGCTCGCGTATTATCGCAGCAACATCCTACACCGCAAGAATTTGTAGCTACCAACGATACATTTGGCGAGTCTGGAACCCCAGACCAGCTTATGGCAAAATACGGTCTAAATACCGAAGCTATTGTAAATGCTGCTAAGAAGGTAGTGTCTAGAAAATAG
- a CDS encoding transketolase yields the protein MANIEKLEQLVTQVRRDILRQVHRVNSGHPGGSLGCAEFFVALYQELMDRNEGFSMDGIGEDLFFLSNGHISPVFYSVLARSGYFPVDELNTFRHIDSRLQGHPTTHEGLPGIRVASGSLGQGISVAIGAAETKKLNNDKHLVYTLCGDGELQEGQNWEAIMYAAGNKIDNLIVTIDYNGQQIDGSLENVLPMGNLKGKFEAFGWEVLEIKEGNNLEAIINTLSTAKEHTGQGKPICVLMHTVMGNGVDFMMHTHAWHGKAPNDEQLETALAQNPETLGDY from the coding sequence ATGGCAAACATTGAAAAGTTAGAACAATTGGTCACTCAAGTACGTAGAGATATACTACGTCAAGTACACCGAGTAAACTCTGGTCACCCAGGAGGCTCACTTGGCTGCGCAGAATTTTTTGTAGCACTCTACCAAGAGCTGATGGACCGAAATGAAGGTTTTTCGATGGACGGCATTGGAGAAGATCTCTTTTTCTTGTCTAACGGACATATCTCACCTGTGTTTTATAGTGTGTTGGCTCGCTCTGGTTATTTTCCAGTAGACGAACTGAACACCTTTCGTCATATCGATTCACGTTTACAGGGGCACCCAACCACGCATGAAGGGTTGCCAGGTATTCGTGTAGCCTCTGGATCTTTAGGTCAGGGTATTTCCGTAGCCATTGGTGCAGCAGAAACAAAAAAACTAAACAATGACAAACATCTTGTCTACACCCTTTGTGGAGATGGAGAATTACAAGAGGGTCAGAATTGGGAAGCGATCATGTATGCCGCTGGAAATAAAATTGACAACCTAATTGTAACTATAGATTATAACGGGCAGCAAATAGACGGTTCTTTAGAAAATGTACTTCCTATGGGTAACCTTAAAGGAAAATTTGAAGCCTTTGGTTGGGAAGTTCTAGAAATAAAAGAAGGGAACAATCTGGAAGCCATCATTAATACACTGAGTACCGCAAAAGAACATACTGGGCAAGGTAAGCCTATCTGTGTTTTAATGCACACGGTAATGGGTAATGGCGTAGATTTTATGATGCATACCCACGCATGGCATGGTAAGGCACCTAATGACGAGCAACTAGAAACGGCTCTGGCACAAAATCCAGAAACGCTAGGCGACTACTAA
- the tgt gene encoding tRNA guanosine(34) transglycosylase Tgt: MQFTLEGLDKESQARAGSMKLDHGVVETPIFMPVGTVGTVKGVHQRELKDEINPDIILGNTYHLYLRPQTNIIEKAGGLHKFMNWDRNILTDSGGFQVYSLSANRKIKEEGVKFKSHIDGSFHTFTPENVMEIQRKIGADIIMAFDECTPYPCDYNYAKRSMHMTHRWLDRCIKHLDKTPLTYDYNQTFFPIVQGSTYKDLRQQSAEYIANAGAAGNAIGGLSVGEPAEEMYAMTEVVTAILPKEKPRYLMGVGTPINLLENVALGIDMFDCVMPTRNGRNGMLFTAHGTINIKNKKWEQDFSPIDEMGITWVDTEYSKAYVRHLFTVNEMLGRQICTIHNLGFYLWLMREARKQILAGTFTPWKNKMVQQMDKRL, encoded by the coding sequence ATGCAGTTCACATTAGAAGGATTAGATAAGGAAAGTCAAGCCAGAGCAGGTAGTATGAAGCTAGATCATGGCGTTGTAGAAACTCCTATTTTTATGCCAGTAGGCACCGTTGGAACCGTAAAAGGAGTACACCAACGTGAGTTAAAAGACGAAATCAATCCAGACATTATTTTAGGAAATACCTACCATCTATACCTTAGGCCTCAAACCAATATTATTGAAAAGGCAGGCGGATTGCATAAATTCATGAATTGGGACCGAAATATTCTTACCGATAGCGGTGGATTTCAAGTCTATTCGCTTTCAGCAAACCGAAAAATTAAAGAAGAAGGAGTTAAATTTAAGTCGCATATAGACGGGAGCTTCCATACATTTACGCCAGAAAACGTGATGGAAATTCAGCGTAAAATAGGCGCCGATATTATTATGGCTTTCGATGAATGTACACCTTATCCATGCGATTATAACTACGCCAAACGATCTATGCATATGACGCATCGTTGGTTAGATCGCTGTATAAAGCATCTAGATAAAACACCGCTTACCTATGATTACAATCAGACGTTTTTCCCAATTGTACAAGGAAGTACCTACAAAGATTTAAGACAACAATCTGCAGAATATATTGCAAATGCAGGTGCAGCAGGAAATGCCATTGGCGGACTTTCAGTTGGAGAACCTGCCGAAGAAATGTATGCTATGACCGAAGTGGTTACAGCTATACTTCCGAAGGAAAAACCACGTTACTTAATGGGAGTAGGAACACCTATTAACTTGTTAGAGAATGTTGCTTTAGGAATTGATATGTTTGACTGTGTGATGCCAACTAGAAATGGAAGAAACGGAATGCTTTTTACCGCGCACGGCACCATTAACATTAAAAATAAGAAGTGGGAGCAGGACTTTTCACCTATAGATGAAATGGGAATTACATGGGTAGATACAGAATACAGCAAGGCGTATGTACGTCATTTATTTACTGTAAATGAAATGCTAGGGCGACAAATATGTACCATTCATAACCTAGGTTTTTATCTTTGGTTAATGCGTGAAGCTAGAAAACAAATTCTTGCCGGTACATTTACGCCTTGGAAAAATAAAATGGTACAACAAATGGACAAACGTTTGTAA
- a CDS encoding LptF/LptG family permease — translation MLSIFDRYILKKYLGTFILLLLLFIPIGIIVHLAEKIDKILANEVPFPIVAKYFLDFTIYFADLLFPLFLFLSVIWFTSKLANDTEVVAFLSSGVSYYRFLRPYMIGATIVCLVALASGMYFAPTASKGFNEFKYEYLKKGKQDRDQTNVFRQINENDYIYASYFNVKEKSGNNFTLEHFEGNKMTYKIAASRIVYNSADSTYTLFRYTKRKVGEHDDIIESKERLDTVFDFEMEDLTPVDYIAETLNIVELNKFIAREKARGSSYINRYEVVRYKRWSLPVSAYILTVIAVAVSSVKRRGGMGVNLAIGIAIGMVFIFFDKIFGTMAEQSDFSPFIATWFPNFVFAILAVYLLRNAKR, via the coding sequence ATGTTAAGCATCTTTGATCGCTACATATTAAAAAAATACTTGGGCACATTTATCTTGTTGCTCCTTCTTTTTATACCCATTGGTATCATTGTGCATCTAGCCGAAAAGATTGATAAGATCTTGGCGAACGAAGTGCCTTTTCCAATTGTAGCAAAGTATTTTTTAGACTTTACTATTTACTTCGCAGACTTACTATTTCCGTTGTTTTTATTTCTCTCGGTGATTTGGTTTACTTCCAAACTAGCCAACGATACCGAGGTAGTGGCATTTTTGAGTAGTGGGGTTTCGTACTATCGTTTTTTAAGACCGTACATGATAGGTGCGACTATTGTTTGTTTAGTAGCCTTGGCTTCTGGAATGTACTTTGCACCTACGGCAAGTAAAGGGTTTAATGAATTTAAGTATGAGTACTTAAAAAAGGGGAAACAAGACCGAGACCAAACCAATGTCTTTAGGCAGATTAACGAAAACGATTACATCTACGCAAGTTACTTTAACGTAAAAGAAAAGAGTGGTAATAACTTCACCTTAGAGCATTTTGAAGGCAACAAAATGACCTATAAGATTGCTGCAAGCCGAATTGTATACAACAGTGCAGATAGTACCTATACCTTATTTAGATATACAAAGCGTAAAGTAGGCGAACACGACGATATTATAGAAAGCAAAGAACGTCTAGATACGGTATTCGACTTTGAGATGGAAGATCTTACGCCTGTAGATTATATTGCGGAAACGTTAAATATCGTGGAGCTTAATAAGTTCATTGCCCGTGAGAAGGCTAGAGGGTCTTCATATATTAATAGATATGAAGTGGTACGCTACAAACGATGGAGTTTACCCGTATCTGCATATATTCTTACTGTAATTGCTGTTGCGGTATCTTCTGTTAAACGACGTGGCGGTATGGGGGTAAACCTTGCCATTGGTATTGCCATTGGGATGGTGTTTATTTTCTTCGACAAGATTTTTGGAACCATGGCAGAGCAGAGTGATTTCTCGCCATTTATAGCAACGTGGTTTCCTAATTTTGTATTTGCTATTTTAGCAGTCTATCTGTTAAGAAATGCGAAACGATAA
- a CDS encoding DMT family transporter, translating into MRNDKLLNYIHLHFIVFIWGFTAVLGALISIDAIPLVWYRMLMATAFIFLFLKFRNIGLKFPKKTLALIAFAGLLIALHWLAFFGAIKIGNVSVTLAIMSTGAFFTSFLEPLFYRRKIIAYEVVFGLLVIVGLYIIFKVESDYFYGILLALAASFLGSLFSVINGRYLVQYNASAVSFYELGFGTLCITIYLVFSGSFDPAFFQLQPTDWLYLIILASVCTAYAFIASLHVMKWISPYTVMLTINMEPVYGIILALLILGDAENMSPQFYYGALIIIATVVANGIVKNRLDRKKRTLDKT; encoded by the coding sequence ATGCGAAACGATAAACTCCTCAATTACATACACCTTCATTTTATAGTTTTTATTTGGGGTTTTACGGCAGTGCTTGGGGCGCTCATTTCTATAGATGCTATCCCGCTGGTTTGGTACCGTATGTTAATGGCAACAGCCTTTATCTTTCTTTTCTTAAAATTCAGAAACATAGGGTTAAAATTTCCGAAGAAAACACTTGCGTTAATCGCGTTTGCTGGATTGCTCATCGCATTGCATTGGTTGGCATTTTTTGGGGCTATAAAAATTGGTAATGTATCGGTAACACTCGCTATCATGTCTACCGGGGCATTTTTCACATCGTTTTTAGAACCCTTGTTTTACAGACGAAAAATTATTGCCTATGAAGTAGTTTTCGGGTTGCTTGTAATTGTTGGGCTGTATATTATTTTTAAAGTAGAAAGCGATTATTTCTACGGAATACTCCTGGCGTTGGCAGCTTCATTTTTAGGATCTTTGTTTTCGGTTATTAACGGAAGGTATTTAGTACAGTACAATGCGTCGGCAGTTTCGTTTTACGAGCTCGGTTTTGGTACCTTATGTATTACCATCTATCTTGTCTTTAGCGGAAGTTTCGATCCAGCATTTTTTCAGCTACAACCAACAGATTGGCTGTACCTAATAATTCTAGCCTCGGTCTGTACAGCTTACGCATTTATCGCTTCCTTACATGTCATGAAATGGATAAGCCCGTATACCGTAATGCTTACCATAAATATGGAGCCCGTGTATGGTATAATTTTAGCACTACTCATTCTAGGAGATGCAGAAAATATGAGTCCGCAATTTTATTATGGAGCGCTGATTATCATAGCAACAGTAGTGGCTAACGGGATTGTTAAAAATAGATTAGACAGAAAAAAGCGTACTTTAGACAAAACATAG
- a CDS encoding acetyl-CoA carboxylase carboxyltransferase subunit alpha, with product MEYLDFELPIKELQEQYEKACQIGEDSDVDVTNTCKQIEKKLTDTKKEIYKNLTPWQRVQLSRHPNRPYTMDYINAICGDSFLELHGDRNFKDDKAMVGGLGKIGDQSYMFIGQQKGYNTKTRQYRNFGMANPEGYRKALRLMHSAEKFNVPVVTLIDTPGAYPGLEAEERGQGEAIARNIFEMTKLKVPIIVVIIGEGASGGALGIGVGDKVLMLENTWYSVISPESCSSILWRSWEFKEQAAEALKLTATDMKRMKLIDQIVKEPLGGAHSDREKTFRNVATAIEKAYGEFKNLSPIDLVEKRMDKYSEMGVFKG from the coding sequence ATGGAATATCTTGATTTTGAGTTACCTATTAAAGAGTTGCAGGAGCAGTATGAAAAGGCATGTCAGATTGGTGAAGACAGTGATGTAGATGTGACCAATACCTGCAAACAAATTGAAAAGAAGTTAACAGATACCAAAAAGGAAATATATAAAAACCTAACCCCTTGGCAACGTGTGCAATTATCACGTCACCCCAACCGCCCTTACACAATGGATTATATCAATGCCATTTGTGGGGATTCTTTTTTAGAATTACACGGAGACCGTAATTTTAAAGACGATAAAGCCATGGTTGGTGGTTTGGGTAAAATTGGTGACCAGAGCTATATGTTTATTGGTCAGCAAAAAGGGTATAACACCAAAACTCGCCAATACCGAAATTTTGGTATGGCAAATCCAGAAGGTTACCGTAAAGCATTACGCCTTATGCATTCTGCAGAAAAGTTTAATGTTCCCGTGGTTACATTAATAGATACTCCAGGTGCCTATCCAGGCTTAGAGGCTGAAGAGCGCGGACAAGGAGAGGCTATTGCTCGCAATATTTTTGAAATGACCAAACTAAAAGTGCCAATTATTGTTGTAATTATTGGTGAAGGAGCCAGTGGTGGAGCATTAGGGATAGGTGTAGGAGACAAAGTGCTTATGTTAGAAAACACTTGGTACTCTGTAATTTCTCCAGAAAGCTGCTCGTCTATCTTATGGCGTAGTTGGGAGTTTAAAGAACAGGCTGCAGAAGCGTTAAAGCTTACCGCTACCGATATGAAACGAATGAAACTTATTGATCAGATTGTAAAAGAACCTCTAGGAGGAGCACATTCAGATCGTGAAAAGACATTCAGAAATGTAGCCACTGCCATCGAGAAGGCATATGGTGAATTTAAGAACTTATCCCCAATAGATTTGGTTGAAAAACGTATGGATAAGTATTCTGAAATGGGTGTCTTTAAAGGCTGA
- the dnaB gene encoding replicative DNA helicase, whose amino-acid sequence MEKVQPQTSYKSRSAQVISLEKGKLPPQATDLEEVVLGAMMIDKKGVDEVIDILSSDVFYKQQHQHIFDAIHMLFENSEPVDLLTVSSQLKKNATLEQAGGEFYLVQLTQKVSSSAHIEFHARIILQKYIQRSLIKISNEIIEESYDETTDVFDLLDTAESKLYEITQGNIKRSSETAQQLVIQAKKKIQEIANREGLSGIPSGFDKVDKLTSGWQPSDLIIIAARPGMGKTALTLSMARNVAVEHNIPVAFFSLEMSSVQLITRLISSETGLSSEKLRTGNLEKHEWEQLNVKVNALEKAPLFIDDTPSLSIFDLRAKARRLSSQHGIKLIMIDYLQLMTAGGSQKGGNREQEISTISRNLKALAKELAVPVIALSQLSRAVETRGGSKRPLLSDLRESGAIEQDADIVSFIYRPEYYKIEEWDDEERSPTEGQGEFIVAKHRNGGLDEIRLKFIGHLGRFENLETFDFTGEFHSKMNAAANDDTFKTDNLPSADEAFGSAMNNDLSPQGDDDDVPF is encoded by the coding sequence ATGGAAAAAGTGCAACCTCAAACCTCATATAAATCACGTTCCGCGCAGGTAATCTCGTTGGAAAAAGGAAAATTACCACCACAAGCAACTGATTTAGAGGAAGTTGTATTAGGAGCCATGATGATTGACAAAAAAGGGGTCGATGAGGTGATTGATATTTTATCCTCAGATGTTTTCTACAAACAGCAGCATCAGCATATTTTTGACGCCATTCATATGCTTTTTGAAAATAGCGAACCAGTAGACTTATTAACCGTTTCTTCTCAACTTAAGAAGAACGCTACGCTAGAGCAAGCAGGAGGTGAATTTTACCTTGTTCAGCTTACCCAAAAAGTATCTTCTTCGGCGCATATTGAGTTTCATGCACGTATCATATTACAGAAATATATTCAGCGGTCGCTCATTAAAATTTCCAACGAAATTATAGAAGAATCGTATGACGAAACCACAGACGTTTTCGATTTATTAGATACGGCAGAAAGTAAGTTATACGAAATTACACAAGGAAACATAAAACGATCTTCAGAGACTGCCCAGCAATTGGTGATACAGGCAAAGAAGAAAATTCAGGAAATTGCCAACCGCGAAGGCCTTTCAGGAATCCCTTCTGGGTTCGATAAAGTAGACAAGCTTACCTCGGGCTGGCAGCCTAGTGATTTAATTATCATTGCAGCTCGTCCTGGTATGGGTAAAACCGCCCTAACGCTGTCTATGGCACGTAATGTAGCGGTAGAACATAATATACCTGTCGCGTTTTTCTCGCTGGAGATGAGCTCTGTACAGCTTATAACGCGTTTAATCTCTTCGGAAACCGGCTTATCTTCAGAAAAGTTACGTACCGGAAACCTAGAGAAGCACGAGTGGGAACAGCTTAACGTAAAAGTGAATGCGCTAGAAAAAGCACCGCTGTTTATAGACGATACTCCTTCACTTTCTATATTCGATTTACGGGCAAAGGCACGTAGGTTATCGTCTCAACACGGTATAAAACTTATCATGATAGATTACCTTCAGTTAATGACCGCAGGAGGGAGTCAAAAAGGCGGAAATCGTGAACAAGAGATTTCTACCATTTCGCGAAACCTAAAAGCCTTGGCAAAAGAATTGGCGGTACCTGTAATAGCCTTATCGCAGTTATCGCGAGCGGTAGAAACCCGTGGGGGAAGCAAACGCCCTTTGTTAAGTGACCTGCGTGAATCTGGAGCGATAGAGCAGGATGCAGATATTGTAAGCTTTATTTACCGCCCAGAGTACTACAAAATAGAAGAGTGGGATGACGAAGAGCGTTCTCCAACCGAAGGGCAAGGAGAGTTTATTGTAGCCAAGCACCGTAATGGTGGGTTAGATGAAATTAGACTGAAATTTATTGGCCATCTAGGACGTTTTGAAAATCTAGAAACTTTTGACTTTACAGGCGAGTTTCATAGTAAAATGAACGCTGCTGCCAACGACGATACCTTTAAAACAGACAATTTGCCAAGCGCAGATGAAGCCTTTGGTAGCGCCATGAATAACGACCTCTCACCACAGGGTGACGATGACGATGTGCCATTCTAA
- a CDS encoding NAD-dependent epimerase/dehydratase family protein, whose product MRTVGIIGGSGFIGSHTTKKFLEEGFKVKVSATDISKTEKYNHLKELHNSENLEILPLNVENKNQLKDFVQGCDVVVHGGTPFQLDVQDPKTELFDPTIKGTENFLEVINETQGIEKVVFIASVASYNTNFPMLPNGKGANDTIDESDQPFMSEDSHPYAQAKYIANQTVEKFIEEHPNAAFEITSVSPVAVMGKSLSQREDSTSSGLQFLFKNKIAPNPFVQMLFDTDTEFAIVDVKDVADGIYSSATKKGLNGNNYLLSSESWKVSDISKMLNNEKPDGNAKIVYRNDKAKQELGIEFNPAEVPLKEFGN is encoded by the coding sequence ATGAGAACAGTTGGAATAATTGGTGGTTCAGGCTTTATTGGAAGTCATACCACAAAGAAATTTTTGGAAGAAGGATTTAAGGTGAAAGTATCTGCTACCGATATTTCTAAAACAGAAAAATATAACCATTTAAAAGAATTGCACAATTCAGAAAACCTAGAAATCCTTCCGCTCAACGTTGAAAATAAGAACCAACTAAAAGATTTTGTTCAAGGTTGTGATGTTGTTGTTCATGGCGGAACTCCTTTTCAGTTAGATGTGCAAGATCCAAAAACCGAATTATTTGACCCAACTATTAAGGGAACAGAAAATTTCCTTGAAGTCATTAATGAAACACAAGGAATTGAAAAAGTTGTTTTTATTGCTTCTGTAGCATCGTATAATACAAATTTCCCTATGCTCCCTAATGGAAAGGGCGCCAATGATACAATTGATGAATCTGACCAGCCATTTATGAGCGAAGATAGCCATCCCTATGCACAGGCAAAATATATTGCCAATCAAACCGTAGAGAAGTTTATAGAAGAACATCCGAATGCTGCTTTTGAAATAACTAGTGTATCACCTGTTGCGGTAATGGGCAAATCACTTTCACAAAGAGAAGATTCAACTTCGTCTGGCTTACAGTTTTTATTCAAAAATAAAATAGCACCAAATCCATTTGTACAAATGCTATTTGATACTGATACAGAATTTGCCATAGTTGATGTAAAAGATGTTGCTGACGGAATTTATAGTTCGGCTACTAAAAAAGGATTAAACGGTAATAACTATTTATTGAGTAGTGAAAGCTGGAAAGTTTCAGATATTTCCAAAATGTTGAATAACGAAAAGCCTGATGGGAATGCTAAAATTGTTTACAGAAACGATAAGGCTAAGCAAGAATTAGGAATTGAATTCAATCCCGCAGAAGTTCCTTTAAAAGAATTCGGAAATTAA